A single window of Vigna unguiculata cultivar IT97K-499-35 chromosome 1, ASM411807v1, whole genome shotgun sequence DNA harbors:
- the LOC114183306 gene encoding uncharacterized protein LOC114183306 isoform X1, with protein sequence MDFRNFDPRHTGELLKHIDRQNEVLMEAYRSMFHELRKLQVEEEMLMRKMHEVMSTHGLTKMVDKKEPVAPEAILATREEQRNGKTILEWLIRWKAQPVEEATWEAAETIKEKFPSFCLEDKTETREDDIDGNPLPIVLAQPTSEKPPLVYTRRSKAHVPKTSSNFRESLFGEARS encoded by the exons ATGGACTTCCGAAATTTTGACCCAAGACACACTGGGGAATTATTGAA GCACATAGATAGGCAGAATGAGGTCCTTATGGAAGCATACAGATCGATGTTCCATGAATTACGGAAACTTCAG gttgAAGAAGAAATGCTTATGCGCAAGATGCATGAAGTTATGTCAACTCATGGTCTCACCAAAATG GTAGATAAAAAGGAACCAGTTGCTCCTGAAGCGATACTGGCAACTAGAGAAGAGCAGCGAAATGGAAAGACAATCTTGGAGTGGCTCATCCGTTGGAAAGCTCAACCGGTCGAGGAGGCAACTTGGGAGGCAGCAGAGACGATCAAAGAGAAGTTCCCTTCTTTCTGCCTCGAGGACAAGACAGAAACTAGAGAGGACGACATTGATGGTAACCCATTACCTATTGTTCTTGCACAACCTACAAGTGAGAAACCACCTTTGGTCTACACTAGGAGGTCCAAGGCCCATGTGCCTAAGACTAGCTCAAACTTCCGGGAATCACTATTTGGGGAAGCGAGGAGTTAG
- the LOC114183306 gene encoding uncharacterized protein LOC114183306 isoform X2 produces the protein MDFRNFDPRHTGELLKHIDRQNEVLMEAYRSMFHELRKLQVEEEMLMRKMHEVMSTHGLTKMVDKKEPVAPEAILATREEQRNGKTILEWLIRWKAQPVEEATWEAAETIKEKFPSFCLEDKTETREDDIDGGRGINVK, from the exons ATGGACTTCCGAAATTTTGACCCAAGACACACTGGGGAATTATTGAA GCACATAGATAGGCAGAATGAGGTCCTTATGGAAGCATACAGATCGATGTTCCATGAATTACGGAAACTTCAG gttgAAGAAGAAATGCTTATGCGCAAGATGCATGAAGTTATGTCAACTCATGGTCTCACCAAAATG GTAGATAAAAAGGAACCAGTTGCTCCTGAAGCGATACTGGCAACTAGAGAAGAGCAGCGAAATGGAAAGACAATCTTGGAGTGGCTCATCCGTTGGAAAGCTCAACCGGTCGAGGAGGCAACTTGGGAGGCAGCAGAGACGATCAAAGAGAAGTTCCCTTCTTTCTGCCTCGAGGACAAGACAGAAACTAGAGAGGACGACATTGATG GTGGACGAGGAATTAATGTTAAATAA
- the LOC114183361 gene encoding uncharacterized protein LOC114183361: protein MRRHSPSASLFSEIKSEETIMRPVSQKWGYIRIMAGTILGGILGFYVMHRVESNYKERMNERLRNYEAELRRKKDERLNEFEESSKF, encoded by the exons ATGCGCCGTCACTCTCCCTCTGCATCACTGTTTTCCG AAATCAAGAGTGAAGAAACGATAATGAGACCTGTTTCTCAGAAATGGGGCTACATTCGAATCATGGCCGGTACAATCCTTGGAGGCATCCTCGGATTCTACGTTATGCACCGTGTTGAATCTAACTACAAG GAGAGAATGAACGAGAGGCTGAGAAACTATGAGGCTGAATTGAGGAGGAAGAAGGACGAGAGATTGAACGAGTTTGAGGAATCCTCcaagttttga
- the LOC114183352 gene encoding photosystem I reaction center subunit V, chloroplastic, giving the protein MAASASSMISTSAALSATIQKQHHVKPSNVCFQGLRPLTRSTGSARVSTSKRVPRGSGVVKAELNSALVISLSTGLSLFLGRFVFFNFQRENVAKQVPEQNGLTHFEAGDTRAKEYVSLLKSNDPVGFNIVDVLAWGSIGHVVAYYILATTSNGYNPAFF; this is encoded by the coding sequence ATGGCAGCCTCAGCTTCATCCATGATATCAACTTCTGCAGCCTTATCTGCCACCATCCAAAAGCAGCATCATGTGAAGCCCTCCAACGTGTGCTTTCAGGGTCTGAGACCCCTCACAAGGTCCACAGGCTCAGCCAGAGTGAGCACTTCCAAAAGGGTCCCTCGTGGCAGTGGTGTTGTGAAGGCTGAACTCAACTCAGCCCTTGTGATAAGCCTCAGCACTGGCCTCTCCCTCTTCTTGGGGAGGTTTGTGTTCTTCAACTTCCAAAGGGAGAACGTGGCAAAGCAAGTCCCTGAGCAGAACGGGCTCACACACTTCGAGGCTGGTGACACACGTGCCAAGGAGTATGTCAGTCTCCTCAAATCCAATGACCCTGTCGGATTCAACATCGTTGATGTCTTGGCTTGGGGTTCCATTGGCCATGTTGTTGCTTACTATATCTTAGCCACCACTAGCAATGGCTATAACCCTGCATTCTTTTAA
- the LOC114183292 gene encoding uncharacterized WD repeat-containing protein C2A9.03-like: MSHHHEGDAEYMADECEMEDVADDVDDESIDDGERGGVESDADEFDYSSDKVVDTTAAQARRGQDIQGIPWDNLSITRERYRRTRLEQYKNYENIPGSGDKSGKDCKNTKKGYSFYDFKKNTRSVKSTILHFQLRNLVWATSKHDVYLMSQFSIMHWSSMTCKSSEVLNVSGHVAPSEKHPESLLEGFTHTQVSTLAVREKLLVAGGFQGELICKHLNRPGISFCTRTTFDDNAITNAIEIYTSPSGAVHFTAANNDSGVRDFDMEKFQLSNHFRFPWPVNHTSLSPNGKLLLIVGDNPEAMLVDSQNGKPVDTLSGHFDYSFASSWHPDGMTFATGNQDKTCRIWDMRNLSKSVAVLKSNLGAIRSIRYSSDGKYMAMAEPADFVHVYDVKGGYEKEQEIDFFGEISGISFSPDTESLFIGVWDRTYGSLLEYSRRRNYTYLDALI, encoded by the exons ATGTCCCATCACCACGAGGGTGATGCTGAATACATGGCGGATGAATGTGAAATGGAGGATGTGGCAGATGATGTGGACGATGAATCTATTGATGATGGAGAAAGGGGTGGCGTAGAGTCTGATGCAGATGAATTTGATTACTCG AGTGACAAGGTAGTAGACACTACAGCTGCTCAGGCTAGAAGAGGACAAGACATCCAGGGAATCCCTTGGGATAACCTTAGCATCACCAGAGAAAGATATAGGCGAACTAGGCTTGAGCAATACAAGAATTATGAAAATATCCCTGGTTCAGGAGACAAGTCAGGGAAG GACTGTAAGAACACAAAAAAAGGATACTCATTTTATGactttaaaaagaatacaagATCAGTAAAGTCAACTATTCTTCATTTTCAG TTAAGGAATTTAGTATGGGCTACATCAAAGCATGATGTTTACCTCATGTCTCAGTTTTCGATAATGCACTGGTCCTCTATGACTTGCAAAAGTTCAGAAGTTCTCAATGTTTCAGGGCACGTTGCACCATCAGAG AAACATCCTGAAAGTCTGTTAGAAGGATTTACTCACACTCAAGTCAGTACTCTTGCAGTGAGAGAGAAGCTTCTAGTTGCCGGTGGATTTCAGGGAGAACTTATTTGTAAG CACCTAAATCGACCTGGTATTAGCTTTTGCACGAGAACAACTTTTGATGATAATGCTATCACCAATGCCATTGAAATTTATACTTCTCCTAG TGGTGCAGTTCATTTCACAGCGGCAAATAACGATTCTGGAGTCAGAGACTTTGATATGGAGAAATTTCAGCTTTCTAACCATTTTCGTTTTCCCTGGCCTGTGAAT CACACTTCTCTCAGTCCAAATGGTAAACTACTACTAATTGTTGGAGACAATCCTGAAGCTATGTTGGTGGACTCCCAAAATGGGAAG CCAGTCGATACCTTATCTGGGCACTTTGATTACTCATTTGCGTCATCATGGCATCCTGATGGCATGACCTTTGCCACTGGAAACCAGGATAAGACCTGCCGAATTTGGGACATGAGGAATTTATCCAAGTCAGTGGCTGTGCTGAAGAGCAACCTTGGAGCCATCCGTTCAATCAGGTATTCCTCAGATGGCAAGTATATGGCTATGGCAGAGCCTGCAGATTTTGTACATGTGTATGATGTAAAAGGTGGGTATGAGAAGGAACAGGAAATTGATTTCTTTGGTGAGATATCAGGCATATCTTTCAGTCCGGACACCGAATCCTTGTTTATTGGGGTCTGGGATCGCACTTATGGCAGCCTTCTTGAGTATAGCCGGCGCCGGAATTATACATACCTTGATGCACTAATTTAA